The genomic stretch TTGGCACTTGGAAGGTTGTTGTTCCATCTAAAAATGGAAATGTTTGAACAGGAAATTTAACCTGGAAAACAGctaatttccttaattttgaTCTCAAATTTGCAACCATGATGATTGAAGTGCAAAATATGTTGGATTTGGTTTGATTTCTAGTCTGATCTTTGCCCTACTGTGGACATATTTTACTCGAAATGTATATGTTTTAAGTGTTTTGGTATGTGTACAGGAGCTAGAGAGTTGAGCAAAAAACTTTCATTTGCCTCGGCACCAATGACCCCTCGGCATGAGAGTGATATTCTGGAGTCGTCGAATCTTAAGAACTTTACTTTTAACGAACTCAAAATAGCCACCAGAAACTTCCGGCCTGATAGTGTGTTGGGTGAAGGAGGTTTCGGTTGTGTCTTCAAGGGATGGATTGACGAGAATACGTTCAAGGCAGCCAGGCCCGGGACTGGATTGATAATAGCTGCGAAGAGACTGAATCAAGAAGGCCTTCAAGGTCACAAGGAATGGCTGGTGAGTGCACGACCAAGATATGAAATCAATCTGATAATCTTGAATCTCATGTTTAGCTTGTGGCGTTCCAAACTGCTGCCAAGGCATGAGATCAATCTGGTTATCTGTTTTGATTTTCTTTCCGTGTGTTGAACAGACAGAGATTACTTACCTCGGGCAGCTATCCCATCCCAATCTCGTAAAGTTGATAGGTTACTGCTTAGAGGATGACCACCGAATTCTGGTGTATGAGTTCATGCCTCGGGGAAGTTTGGAAAATCATCTATTCAGAAGTGAGTTTCGGCTTCCCTTCCCATCCCGGGAATTCCAACTATTTAATTCTCGTATAGAACTCCATTATTCATCTAATCAGTGTATTTGGAACAGGGAGTTCTTACTTTCAACCGCTATCTTGGAATCTTAGAATGAAGGTTGCTCTCGGTGCAGCCAAGGGACTTGCATATCTTCACGGCCCAGAGGCAAAAGTTATATATCGTGATTTCAAATCGTCTAATGTTTTGATTGACTCTGTATGTAAAATTCTTTTTACCATTGAATTTCAATCGTCCTTAAGGCACTACACTTTTAGACAGGTTCTATTACTGACCGACTCTCTACCATGAATTGCCAGAACTACAACGCAAAACTTTCTGATTTTGGATTGGCCAAGGATGGGCCTATCGATGGAGAAAGTCACGTCTCTACGAGAGTTATGGGTACATATGGCTATGCAGCTCCCGAGTATATGGCCACAGGTAATTAATTCGTCTCC from Ipomoea triloba cultivar NCNSP0323 chromosome 12, ASM357664v1 encodes the following:
- the LOC115999662 gene encoding receptor-like cytoplasmic kinase 176; translated protein: MGSCFSVRIKAESPLHAGARELSKKLSFASAPMTPRHESDILESSNLKNFTFNELKIATRNFRPDSVLGEGGFGCVFKGWIDENTFKAARPGTGLIIAAKRLNQEGLQGHKEWLTEITYLGQLSHPNLVKLIGYCLEDDHRILVYEFMPRGSLENHLFRRSSYFQPLSWNLRMKVALGAAKGLAYLHGPEAKVIYRDFKSSNVLIDSNYNAKLSDFGLAKDGPIDGESHVSTRVMGTYGYAAPEYMATGHLTASSDVYSFGVVLLEMLTGRRVVDKNRPNGEQNLIDWAKPYLASNRKILRVMDPRIQGQYSLSGALRVALLAVKCISPEPKSRPNMNEVVAELEKLQDSNDSTASLKQEAIKNHQRCRAIEEASSRNNEDSNGSTENLKQEAIENPQRSCAIEEASRGNNAACATPSASAIVA